Genomic window (Primulina eburnea isolate SZY01 chromosome 8, ASM2296580v1, whole genome shotgun sequence):
ataaatctgtgagattctataaaagtcaataaaaatttatcaaatccataaaagtctatcatttaaaaaagtcattaaaagtcatcaaaactctgaattgaatacactAGTTTATTagcaaataaatttaattatttcaattttatttcAGGTAAAAAATAGAATATATCGTATAATATTGATTCTAAtatttctattaaaaaaaatcaaactacaaTTGTATACAATACAATTGCTATGAATTCATTGAGGTTATATGTTTTTCGAACTCTACAAACATGAACAATTATTTTCATATGTTCTTAATCTAGATCCCTATCTCGATTGATAGTTCATGATTATTATACGAGTCAATCTGTGAGAAATAAATTAAAAGCattaaaatcaagaaaacacaaataagaagaaataaaatttataaaataaaaaggtcaaaaatatattttcaaactAAGCTAAATCGTCCCTctagaaaataaaagaaaaactaaTAATGTTCCCTGAATGACGCATTCTCTCCGTCTTTGTACACATATTAAAATATActataacaaaaaaatttttattCAATAATTGATTCACCACCCAAAATCTTAAACCAATCCAACTGATGATCATAAGAGATTTCCCATCACAGACGGGGTGATAATGAATCATTCTTATTTTGAAAGGTGTTCATttcaatttttgttttcaaCTGAAAAATCTGTATAAAAGAGAAGAGAACATGAATAAAAGCCGTACTAGATGACTTTTAAGTGAAAGGAACATAAATAAATCGACCTCAcattagaatgagagatattCGAAGACTATGCGTATATGAAACTGTATAATTGAGgtattaaaagatttgatagagTCTACTCATATCAACGATGTTCATCTTCTTTTCAAGAGtttatcacataagaactccaaaattaagctTGCTTGACTTAGAGCAATTATGATAATTATGAGATGAGTGAACATCTGAGAAGTTTATCATAATGCATGAGAGTagagatataaacatgctaaaAACACATGTGTTAGTACGGTGATGACAATCGTTAAATTTGGGGCTTTAGAGTTGGTATCAGAGTTAACTTTTCATAGTGCGGTGTGGTTCGAGGACGGACCAAGCAGAAACATGTAGGCATGTGATGCCTGAGGCTAAAGAGGGCGGGGAGTAAACGTCAGTGTCAAGAGGTTGTACAGACAACGAACGGCTCCAGACATGTTTCTAGGCGAAgaaaacatgaatgaaccgatcttacaccggAATAAAAGATTCGAAGACTGTGCGAGTATGAGACGTATAATTCAGGATGATTTAGAAGATTTGATAGGTATTACTTATATTAAcaagatgtattttttttttccggGAGTTCATCCCTTAAAAACTCCAAAGTTATGTTTGACTTGAGACAATTATGTGATAAACGATCTCCTGTAAAATTTTTCTATGTTCGTGTGAATGAGAATATAAGTATGCTAAAAAATCTATGTTGATACAGTTATAGCATTCGTCAAATCTGAAGCTTCATATTACATGTCAAATCAAAGAGACCGAAAAAATTGAAgtttaattagattaataattGTATTAATTCATATATTAGTTTAGATTAAAAatgtaacaaaaaaatattaatgaattaatttatttttaattattaaatgattattatttgtttgatttatttaaaatgaaacTGATTTAAAATTGAAgtttaattagattaataattgtattaattaatatattagtTTAGATTAAAAATgtaacaaaaaatatttaatgaattactttatttttaattattaaatgattattactTGTTTGATTTATTTAGAATGAAACTGATTTATTTAGAATGGTTTCATTATAAAGAAACTAAAaagataataaatttaaatctacattttaattataattttttatgatttgaaaatatgcaGTACGTTAGATTAGTAAGATAAAATAAGTCACGTATAATCTGAAACATTAAAACTTTCGTATAGTTTGTTTGAAATTATACTAATCGACCGACACATATGTTCTTGCtcgtataatattttttataattaatttgatttatatttaaacgagagtcaaaatataattataatgggTATAATTACAGTATAGTCTctcactatttcttataattacattttgactatcttgtgagacgttctcacaaagagtgagtctcatgtgagaccgtttcacggatcataatctgtgagaccaGTCAACAATACccatattcacgataaaaaatagtactcttagcataaaaagtaatactcttttatgggtgaccaaaataagagttccgtctcacaaataatacctgtgagaccgtctcacataagtttttgactctcacgaatctttatctgtgagacgagtcaatcctaccaatattcacaataaaagtaatactcttagcatataAAGTAAGAGTTGGTATcatttgagaccgtctcacggatactaatatgtgagactggtcaaccatacccatattcacaataaaaagtaatactctaagcataaaaaattatactttttcatgggtgacccaagtaagagatctgtctcacaaattcgacccgtgagaccgtctcacacaagtttttgccataaagtagtattttttcatggataacccaaataagtgATCctatatcacaaaatacgacctgtgaaaccgtctcacataaatttttacctaaaaataaataataaaaaggaaaaggaaaaaaaacaaataaaaattgaatctacaacttaaaatttaaGATGCAAAAGTCCAATCCGCTAATtttcattttattaatatatataattattaaaataaataatgacatcgaaattaattatttaaaaatatcacgtttaataatatataaaatattatagattTAATCATTCATCCAATCATTTCAGtagaaaattccataaacaccGGACTTTCTATTCTACTGTGcctttctgtaactgctcacgTACGAAAAAGGAAATGCAATTGGAAAGGGCTTTTGCTTGTTTTCTTGATTTGGATTTGTGGAGACGGAATCCATATGTTGGCAGCTaatttattgcatgtgttgCTGTTTACTAATTAGTAAGATACAGtcttgttttgaatttattcgatTAGTTTTACCAGATGATGGATAGTTCTGGCAATGGGCAAGTGTACACACTGGATGAAGCTCTGACAATGGTGGGGTTTGGGAAATTTCAATCTCTTGTGCTGGTTTATGCCGGGCTAGGGACCATGGCGGAGGCGATGGAGGTTATGATATTATCTTTTATAGGGCCGGCTGTTAAATCCGAGTGGGGGCTTTCATCCGGGCAAGAAAGCTTGATAACAACTGTGGTTTTTGCTGGCATGCTTATTGGAGCTTATTCCTGGGGTATCATTTCAGATAACTGTGGAAGAAGGCAAGAATTGGAGTTTTCCTTTTATTTTATAACTGTCTTTCTAACTTGCCAGGGTGCGTATTTTTCCAGTTTCCCTGTTATAGAGTTTCATATAGCAAAGTTTGTTCATTAGCTTAGTTGAAGATCAATTTTATGGTTTGTGCACATCCTGGGAATCTGGGAAACTTGTAGCATGAATGTATGATATCAGAAGAAAAGGCGAAATTTTCTCTCTTAGTATTTCTACTGATTAAGTGTTATTGTGAGTGAGAAGAAGTGCTCAGTCCTTGAGATCAGGTTGACAATTGCTCAAATGTAAAACGAGCATGAAAATTTAAACCTTGAACCAAATGGGAAAAAAGCAAAATCTGCTTAAGTTGGGTCAATAGTCAATAGACTCTATTTCATAAAAGATTCTTCCTGTTTTTCCAATTATAACTGTTCTCTCATTTCATGAATAGATTTTCATGAAGATTATCTAACACTACTCTGTTTCATCAGGGTGGGCCTTCTGAGTGTAGCTGTAGTGACAAGCACATTTGCTATGTTGAGTGCCTTCGCCCCAAATTATATATCCTTGGTCCTCTTCCGTATGGTAGTTGGCATAGGCCTAGGTGGTGGACCCGTGTACTCGGCCTGGTTTCTCGAGTTTGTGCCTGTGCAAAATAGGGGCATTTGGATGGTTATCTTTTCAACTTTCTGGACAGTCGGAACAATACTCGAGGCGTCCTTGGCATGGGTATGTCCTTTTCCATATTTATCATTCAAAGATTCTTTTCAAAGTTGCTCTTTCTACTGCATCTGTAGCTTCTAATCTACGATGATAGTAAAAGGTGGAAAATTATAGTTCATTAAGTTATTGAAAATTGATTAATGATTTTGGTGGCAGTTTTCATCTTTAAACTTGCCCAACTTAGAATAAATTTTGTACGCATGGCAAGTAATATCGTTGTTAAAAgcataaaattaataaatttgaaataaaatttatgaATTTGTGAAGTTATAATTCTTCTTGCCCGAGTTTAATTCGATGTAGTTTAGGATTCTATCTAGACTAGTTCAGAATAATTAAACTGTTAAAAGTGTGGCAGAAGTTAAGTGGAATGTGATCGGTCCTCTCTCAAACCAAGAAAATGTCAGGGACAACAATGTAATTTTATCCCAATTTCATGTAAGATTGATTCAACATCCCATTCCCAACTCTGCTGAGTGAATCAGTGATGCTACATCACATTTGCACAGTAGCTCATAACTGGCTGGTGGTGGTTTGTAATTGAGCCTTCATAAACACCCCAAACACGGGATAATGGGTGATGATTTATTTATTCTTCATTTATCACTATACCTTCGTAAACAAGTTATTTTTGGTAAAGTGTCTTACTAATGTTTTGCATGTTAGTAAGTAAAGATAATTTCTGAACTCTAATCAGGCACTAATTATATGATAACTTTTTTACTGAATGCATATGTATGGGTTAGGATACGGTGTTCTTTCTTTTGTTTATGCCTTCAAATTATCCATGTAATGTTGGAGaaagaaattaaatatttgtttattttgGAACTATTCTTGTACTTTTTCTGCAGATCATTATGCCAAGATTGGGATGGAGGTGGCTTCTTGTGCTGTCATCAGTACCCTGTTTTGGGGCActtatcttttattttcttaCAGTAGAGTCACCCAGGTACCTGTACATGAATGGCAGGATCACTGATGCACAAAATATTTTGAGGAAAATGGCAGCTATTAATCAAAAGGAACTCCCTTTTGGCACATTGGTTTCTGATCAAATGACTGAGTCAGATGAAGAATTTACAGCTTCAGAAGACGCCCATTTCTTATCCGCAGGAAAAAAGAACATCGCAATATATAAACGAGGCTTCTCATCAATACTCACTCTTTTGTCATCGGATTTATTGAAAACCACCCTTCTCTTGTGGGTTGTCTTTTTTGGTAACACCTTTTCATATTATGGTATTGTGTTGCTGACTTCAGAGTTGAGCAGTGGCCACATCATATGTAGTCCAATCAATTTACATTCGCACAAGTTGATGGATTCTAATGCTTACATTAATGTATTTATCACAAGTTTTGCAGGTGTGCACTTTAACATCGTGGATCAGTTACGTCGCATTTTTTCATAATGATGTTTGTTTCTTGCTTCTGGTTTTACTTATATACCCTGATTGAGTGAGTTGACATGTTTACAGAGCTTCCTGGACTCATTTTAGCAGCAGTTATTGTGGATAAAATTGGTCGTAGGATTTCAATGGTGCTTACGTATACGTTTTGCTTCATATTCCTTTTACCACTGGCGTTCTATCGAAATGAACTGTTGACTACATGCATGTTGTTTGGAGCCAGAATGTGCGTAATTGGGGCTTTCACAGTGGCTGGAATTTACTGTCCCGAGGTATGTCATCCTAATTACTCTGTTCACCTTTAGTAAATTTTGGTTCCATCCTCCTTGCTATATGTCATTCAATGAATATATTTTAGAATCACCatctttgatatgattttgtgGTTATGTTCTGAACTGAGGGAGAGTAATAAGAGTTTTGTCGGACATTTTTCCAGTGGATATAGGCTATACGGTTGAACCGCACAATCCTGTTTTGTGTTGCATTGTCTCCTCAATATGTTGTTGCTATTTAAAATTCATGAGTTTTATTTCCTTTTCTTGTGATATAGAGTTTGAAGATGAGTTATATATTCAGATCAATTCGAAAATCCCTTTTGAACCACACCAAGGATCTTTCTTTTggtatttttatgcatttcgAGCTTAATCATCCATAAGACCAACGTTTCTCTCTTTGAGGGTCTGCTAAAAAATCTATAATTAAGCCTATCCAAGAGTCCAAAGTGTGTTAATTCACTTGCCATTGGTTGAAAGTTGTTACTTTCATTGCAGATATATCCGACATCTGTGAGGTCAACTGGATATGGTGTTGCAAATTCCGTGGGAAGGATTGCAGGCATGATATGTCCTCTAGTAGCTGTGGGATTGGTTTCCGGTTGCCATCAAATGGCTGCAATCATTTTATTCGAGCTTGCAATAGTTTTAGCCGGAATTGGTGTGCTGCTTTTACCCATTGAGACTAAGGGAAAGGAGCTGAATGACATAGTTAGCTGAAAATAATTAGAGTCAAAGCAGTTATTCAcagtaatattatttatttattttttagctGAACCGCGGTAAGAACTTGATATTAGTCAATTTTATAGCAAAGAAAATTTGTTCCGTCCAATCATTCAGTTGAACTGCATGTGATTTCAGATGTAAGCAAAAAAGATCATGTTGCAGAGGAGTGACATTTTCTGCATAATGTGTTTTTACTTTGTTACAGATTGATGATGTATGCTTTTTTACAAGCCAAGTCCCTTGGGACAGTTGGTGGAAAGGTTCGCAGTTTGATGGTCCTAAACTGGGTCTATTTCGAACCACACTACTTGTATGAGAGCTGAGTGATGTTGTGAAGCATAGAATTCGGTTGAACCAAGTATACCCAGGATTAGAGAAGTATATGAGATGAAGGTAATTGATGACTAGTGTCAAATAAACACCAGATTAAGTATATTCCCGCGAAAGGTTTCAATAATATATTCATTATGGAACTGACTTGTGTTTTTTTTCCGGCAATGGACGCATCTTTTCGCACTATGGCTCTGACCTTTTAACAGTTAACACCATTTTCACGGCGAGTTTCTTTGACCTTTTTTCTCTTCACTCCGCCGAATTAAGTGAGCTGATATTTCATCAATGACCTTTCTTATAATCATGGTTCTGATTAAAATCTGAGAACTGGTTTAATTCTGCAAGAATTTAGTAATGTTCTGAATTCTTGCTGATTGTTCCAATCGAGTTCTGAATTCTGGAGTTCGATTGGAAACTTCTCATCTGGGAATCATAGTTTGGGAGCAGAAGCAGCTAAACCTGTTGTGGCATACTGGCATTACTGTTCTCAAAGGTGGTGCTGCTGATCCTTTTTTCATTGGTAAAGTTTCCAGATTTTGCTGTATGTAACACCAAGTGGGACAAATTTTTGAAATCAAGAAATGGTGATAACATCTTTGATAATTGACTCAAATGgcatatatatttgtatataagATTTACAATACCTCACTTTTTGTTTAATATTTTCCATCTCTACTTTTTCATTATACAAGTTGATTCTAACATATTTTATTAGTtacttttttaataaatttattaatcGCTCTTAATTTCTAAAATAAATTATCCAAAACGGTAATACTCAAGttcatcaatatttttaaatatagtaaaaaaattcgtaatattttttttgcacAACTGTTACTtttgtttcattttcttttcagTTTTTCAAAGCTAGTTATCgtaattattgtaattatttTTTCTATCTTTTTCCATaccttttctttaaaaaaaaactgtGACATATTAATTTTGTTCAAATTAAATAcatcttataaaaaaaattaccaacgacaatgttattttaaaataagtaaCATACCATCAAATAAGtttctttttaataatttatcctgCCAgcatattttctaaaaaatattttaatattgaaaaattaaatgtacataaattttaaatattatcaagATAGATATTTAATGACTTGATGACATGGTAGACCAACTTCACTGCATCCCTAACGTCAACGCGAACATTAGCCACCAAATGTCACTCGGTAAGAATCCTATGATTAGTGAGACTATCGGCatctattttttgttgttgataaATTTGGTGTTCGGGGTGAGGAAAGGTGGGTGTGTTTTGTGGGGAGGTGGTTTATCCGCAATGTgtgtttaaataaaatgatatttgttTGTTCTTGTACTTCTTGTTGGAATGATGTGTTTGAATCTTGTGTTACTAAGAAAATAATTATCAAAAATTGCTGGAAGGGTTCATTGTACACTCTCATTAGCCCATTTATATTGCCCCAAGATCCTTTGGCTTTTCGTTTGGTCAATAAAGCTTTGTCTTTTATAATAAACCACAACAAAAGAAATGGCAGTTTTTACATATAGAAGGATGGTGTGTATGAAATGAAAGTTTTTCAAGGGATTAGTTTGATTCTGAAACTTTAGAAGAGCAAATCAGATTATCAGAATATACTCTTTTCAATTTCAATCGGGTTATTTTTGTGCTCTGGGCCTTTCTGCACTGCTGTTGTGAAGTTATTGTGTGATAACGAATTCATATTTCGAGATTCTAGATTTCGACTGAAGATTCCTATGTATAATCTTTGACAGTTCTTTCTTATCTTTTGTGAGCAAGAGTTTCATCTCTCCTAATTTCTTTTCTTTCAAGAGCAATGGTGGTTGTAGTTTGAAGTTTTTTAGGATTATCACAGCTACGAAAGAAATGTAGCTAAACTGAAGTCGAAATAAAGGGCGCATGCCTTGTAAGCCTCATAACCCAAAGGATAAGAATTGCTTCCCCAACCTTTTACATCAAGTGTTCTACTATGATACTCATGGAATATCATGCTTTGTTTGTGTTGTGAAGATAGTTTGTTTAACATTTACTTGGCTATCAAACAATGGAAGGAAATAAGGCATTTTCACATGACTAGGAACATTTACAGTCCCCCTCACGGCTCACACAATTTTTGTACTTAGCTTCATGAATTCTTGCATGAAATGTGTATCCTGGGATCATTTGCAAGGTTATTTCCTTACCTGGAACTGTAGGCTTATTCTGTCCCTCTATTACTGAACAAGTTTTAATTTGTGTAATTGGTGCATTCCATTCATGCACCATTACATGATTTTGCTCATTTGTTTATCCAGATGGGAGATTTGACCCAGAGTTTACCCTAGATGAAGCACTTACCGCCATTGGGTTTGGTAAATACCAATATCTTCTACTTGCTTATGGAGGACTGGGTTGGATTGCTGAAGCTATGGAGATGATGATTCTCTCATTTATTGGATCATCTGTTCAATCTGAGTGGAATCTTTCTCCTGCTGAAAAGAGCTTGATATCAACTATGGTTTTTGCTGGCATGTTGGTTGGAGCATCTTTTTGGGGCCTTGTATCGGATTCTTTTGGACGAAAGTAAGATGTTTGGATTTTACTTGTCTACTCAAgtcaaattttcaattttgaaTAAGGTGTGATACTTCATCTGTATTACGGAGCAACCTTTGCTTCTTATTTCCTTTAAAACTATCTATGAGACCCAGATATACAagttttaaaatatggtatCTCAGCTGCCATATAGTTTAAAATATTAGACTTGTATCGTTGCCATTAGTTATAATTTTTGGTATTAAGGCATGCTTCCGATCCTATGGTTTGTATTATAGCCAAAACTGTACTTTCAATTTCCATGAATGGCAACTTTGAGCATTTATTAGGAGATGCTCTACTTTCCTATGTGATTTCTTACATGCACAGCAGTCCAAACACAACACTCAAGTAGCAATAGCAATATCTTTTCATGCAGTAATTGGAGCAAGTGCTATGTCAGTTCTAGTTCTATAATCAGCACTGATATGTTTCACATTTTCTTGACAAAATCTACTTCTGCTTTCCTTTCAGAAAAGGTATCCTTGGTGTGGCTACTATAACAGCTGTGGCTGGGCTATTAAGTGCTTTCTCACCGAATTATACGTCACTAATAATAATTCGTTGCATAGCTGGAATCGGTCTTGGGGGTATGCATATATTTACGTCATGGTTTTTGGAATTTGTTCCAACACCAAATAGAGGTGCTTGGATGATTGTCTTATCTAGTTTTTGGACAGAACAATTTTTGAGGCTGCACTTGCATGGGTATGCTATTATATTGTATCTTCTGTTTTATTATTCAAAGCTTTAAAAAATTCAAGACAATCAttagttatttaatttattttgctATTTGTTTTCTCCTTGCAATTTTGCCAAGTCATGATGTGGGATGCTCCCTATCCCGTGACAGCTTCTGGTTTAAAAACTTAGGCGTCTATGCTACTTGCTAGAGTCCATTTCTCGTGGACTAGGAAGGGGGTTGAAGATACATGTTTCGTACCCGCGCACACACATATGTTGATTCTTAGAATTGATTAGAAATCGAAATGCTGCTTGATAAGGTTGTTCAAAAGTTCGTTACAACTGAACTAACCCACAAAACCAATTTACCAGTCattctgttttaataattatctaTCAATTCGGTTGATGTCACTTATTTTTCTTCATTACCAAATAAATCGAAATTAGGGGAGTCTTTTATGCATGTTTTGGTTTTAGTTAGTTTGGTCAGTTTGAGTGTTTTGATTATTTCTGTTAGTTTGGTTATttgtaaatttgattttttcgtTGATTTTTCCAAAAAATCGGTTTGATTAGTTCAGTTCGGCCGATAACCAAACAAAACCAATGTGTGACTAAGTTTTAAAGCAACAGCTTTGATCAATATTCGGAGGTTCAAATCTTCCAGAGTAACTGTGGCTCGAAGTTGCTCACAGACTGAGAGTTAACTTATCATCCATCTCCATCAGCAGCTACAGTATCTGAATACTCAAGAGCCTCACAACCTCATATTTGGCTATTTCTTGTAACAGATTGTATCACCAAATCTTGGCTGGCGATGGTTAGTAGCACTTTCGTCCGTTCTGGCATTCGTCGTAGTTCTCTTGTATGGTTTTGTGCCTGAGTCTCCAAGATTTCTATGCATGAAAGGCAGAATTATGGAGGCTCGTAGTATTCTGGAAAATGCAGCACTGATAAACAGAATATCACTTGGAACCGGAATGCTTATTTCTGATCAATGGCATGATCACTCTACTGCGTCAGAAAATACTCGATTG
Coding sequences:
- the LOC140839674 gene encoding organic cation/carnitine transporter 7-like, encoding MMDSSGNGQVYTLDEALTMVGFGKFQSLVLVYAGLGTMAEAMEVMILSFIGPAVKSEWGLSSGQESLITTVVFAGMLIGAYSWGIISDNCGRRVGLLSVAVVTSTFAMLSAFAPNYISLVLFRMVVGIGLGGGPVYSAWFLEFVPVQNRGIWMVIFSTFWTVGTILEASLAWIIMPRLGWRWLLVLSSVPCFGALIFYFLTVESPRYLYMNGRITDAQNILRKMAAINQKELPFGTLVSDQMTESDEEFTASEDAHFLSAGKKNIAIYKRGFSSILTLLSSDLLKTTLLLWVVFFGNTFSYYGIVLLTSELSSGHIICSPINLHSHKLMDSNAYINVFITSFAELPGLILAAVIVDKIGRRISMVLTYTFCFIFLLPLAFYRNELLTTCMLFGARMCVIGAFTVAGIYCPEIYPTSVRSTGYGVANSVGRIAGMICPLVAVGLVSGCHQMAAIILFELAIVLAGIGVLLLPIETKGKELNDIVS